The Heterodontus francisci isolate sHetFra1 unplaced genomic scaffold, sHetFra1.hap1 HAP1_SCAFFOLD_124, whole genome shotgun sequence genome window below encodes:
- the LOC137359250 gene encoding probable G-protein coupled receptor 139, producing MHRPMQWVRNIFYVILAIIGVPVNLVSIVILSKGNCGLSSCTTRYLVAMSMADLLVIITEIILRRINNLYFPLNFLDLTSVCRSCYFLIRAAIHCSVWFTIAFTFDRFVAICCQKLKSKYCTRKTATVVLSTTSILLCLKNIPTYFRYKPRRVIDNVEWRCSNKPSYFTDPRWIGFAMFEKALTPLLPFMLILLLNVLTFRHILVTSRVRQRLRGQSKNVNHSDTEMERRRKSMILLFSISGSFIFLWLLYMLYIFRIGDFLDDDSYYIFGKLAYMLRNLSCCTNTFIYVVTQTEFREQLKSAV from the exons atgcaccgaccaatgcaatgggtgcggaacatattctatgtgatccttgctataattggtgttcctg ttaatttagtgtcaattgtgatcctgtccaagggaaattgcggactctccagctgcaccacccgctacctggtggccatgtcaatggcagatctactggttattatcactgagatcatactccggagaatcaataatctttatttcccattaaatttcctggacctcacctctgtgtgtcgctcttgttatttcctgatccgtgcagccatccactgttccgtctggttcaccatcgctttcacatttgatcgttttgtcgccatttgttgccagaagctgaaatcaaaatattgcaccaggaaaactgccacTGTTGTTCTATCAACAACCAGCATTCTGctttgtctaaaaaatattcccacctactttagatataaaccAAGACGGGTAATTGACAATGTAGAATGGCGCTGCTcgaataagccaagctattttactgaccctcgatggattggatttgcaatgtttgaaaaagctttaacaccattattgcctttcatgttaattctgttgctgaacgttctgacgttcagacacattttagtgaccagtcgagttcgtcagagactgaggggtcagagcaagaacgTTAATCACAGTGAcactgaaatggagagaaggaggaagtctatgattttactcttcagtatatctggcagtttcatatttctgtggttgctgtatatgttatatatttttcgtattggtgatttcttagatgatgattcttactaTATTTTTGGAAAgcttgcatatatgctgcggaatttgagttgctgtacaaacacatttatttatgtggtcactcagaccgagttcagagagcagttaaagagcgcggtg